The Salegentibacter mishustinae genomic interval AAAAGAATTGGTGATCTATAAGAAATACCAGGGAGTAAAACTGAGTGAATTGGGAGGGAAGACCGCTATCCAGGTAATTAGAAAGCACCGGTTGTGGGAATATTTTTTGGTAGAAAAGCTCAATTTTAATTGGGATGAAGTACACGATATAGCCGAACAGCTGGAACATATTAAATCTGAAAAACTTACCCGGGAGTTAGATAAATTCCTTGGTTTTCCTAAACGGGATCCTCACGGAGATCCTATTCCTGATGCTGAAGGAAACTTTAGTGTAGCTAATAAAATGCTGCTTTCTGAATTGGGGAAAGCAGAAAAAGGAATTTGTGTAGGCGTAAAAGATTCTTCATCAGAATTTTTAAGGTTTTTAGACAAGAACAATATTTCCCTGGGGAAAGAAATTAAAGTACTTGAAAAAGAAGCTTTTGATGGGTCGATGCTAATTCTCATAGAAGAGAGAGAATTAAGAATTTCACAACTAATATCAAATAATCTATATATAAAAATACAATAGATGGAAGAATTAATCGCTTATTTTGAGCAATTAGATCCGGTAACGGCAGCATTACTGGCTACAATTTTTACCTGGTTACTTACCGCTGCGGGAGCTTCCCTGGTTTTTCTATTTAAAAAGATGAATAGAAAGTTATTTGACGGTATGCTAGGGTTTACCGGTGGTGTTATGGTGGCTGCAAGTTTTTGGAGTTTATTGGCGCCAGGAATAGAAATGAGCCCCGGAGAAGGTTTTGAGAAAACAGTACCGCCTCTTGTAGGATTTGGGATGGGAGCACTTTTTCTATTCGGACTTGATAAAATACTGCCTCACCTGCATGTAAACTTTAAAATGAATGAAACCGAAGGAATTAAAACTCCCTGGCATAAATCTGTTTTACTTACCCTTGCAATTACGTTGCATAATATTCCTGAAGGTTTAGCGGTTGGTGTGCTTTTTGGAGCTGCGGGTGCAGGTTTGGAAGGGGCTAGTATTGGTGGCGCTGTGGCTCTTGCTATTGGAATTGGTTTACAAAACTTTCCTGAAGGTTTTGCGGTTGCCATGCCGCTTCGAGGGCAGGGAATGAGCCGTTGGAAAAGTTTTAATTTTGGTCAGCTTTCGGCTATTGTCGAGCCTTTTGCTGCGGTGCTTGGTGCCTGGGCTGTAATGACTTTTGAGCCTATTTTACCATATGCACTTTCTTTTGCCGCCGGTGCGATGATCTTTGTTGTGGTGGAAGAAGTTGTGCCAGAATCTCAAAAGGGGAATTTTACCGATATACCAACTATGGGCTTTATTTTAGGCTTTATGGTGATGATGACCCTAGATGTTGGTTTGGGTTAAAATCTCTTGCAACATTTTAGTTGAGGTATAGTCTTTTTAATAAAGAACTATGCAAATAAACTCGAGATATATGAAATTGACTTACAATAACAGCATTTTTCCCGTTTTAAAATCAGCTTTGTTGGTTCTTAGTCTTTTTCTTTTTACTATTTCAGCATCAGCGCAAGATGAAGCTGAAATTAAAACATATTTTGCAGAAACTCAGCTGGGAGAATCTTTCAATTTTAATGAAAGAACAATCCGGTTTAAAGAAGTGTTGGTAGACTCAAGATGCCCGAGCGATGTAACCTGTGTGAGAGCCGGGGAAGCAAAAATTCTGGTAGAAATATTTAAAGATGAAAAATCTTTAGGGCAAGAAATTATTACGGTGGGAGCAAATTTGAATTCTTTTAAAACCAGCCTGGCTAAATTTTTTGGGGAAGAATTGGACATAGAATTCCTTTCACTTTCTCCATATCCTAAAACTTCAAGGAAGATAAAAGCTTCAGATTATCAACTTAAGTTGAAAGTAACAGAGAGGGTGGAAGATTAACTACAACCACAACCTGAAACTCCGCAAGCTTTGGTCTTTTCAGACTTCTTTTTTAAGAATGCAGGTTTCCAAATAAATTTTGTCAAAATATATCCCAATGCGATCGCGAAGGTTATAAAAACGAGAATTTCCTGAATTAATTCCATAATATTTAAGTCGTTTTATACTATTTAACTTACACTTATTTTAATAATTGAAAAGCTGCTAATGCTACAAAGTAGGCGAATAAGGTCATTACCACCAGCTGCAAAACAGGCCATTTCCAGGTGTTGGTTTCTTTTTTGACAATAGCTAAAGTACTCATACATTGCATGGCGAATGCATAGAACAATAGCAAGCTGACCCCACTGGCGAAAGTGAATAGTGGACCACCCAAAATTGGATTTATCTCCGCAGCCATCCGGTTTTTAATGGTTTCTTCTTCATCGCTGCCTACGCTGTAGATTGTAGCCAAAGTCCCTACAAAAACTTCACGAGCAGCAAAAGAACTTATTATAGCAATTCCAATTTTCCAGTCGTAACCCAAAGGCGCAACAACCGGCTCAATACCTCTTCCCATAATCCCGATATAGGAATTTTTTAATTTGAAGGAAGCAATTTCTTCATCAAGCTCATCTTCTGTGATATTGCTTTGCTCGTCATATTGCTCGCTCACAATTTCACTGGCATTATTAAAATTATCTCCCGGCCCATAACTGGCTAGAACCCACAAAATAATTGAAATTGCGAGGATTATTTTCCCGGCTCCAAAAACGAAAGATTTGGTTTTTTCAACCACATTGATGGCAATATTTTTTCCCATTGGCATCTTGTAGTTAGGCATTTCTATAACAAAGTGGCTTCGGTTTTTAATTTTTAGGATCTTATTCAATATCCACGCAGAACCAATAGCCACACCAAATCCTAAAAGATACAGCAGCATTAAGGTTAACCCCTGGAGGTTAAAACCCCAAACGGCTCGATCTGGAATTACCAGCGCAATTATTATTAAATAAACCGGTAAGCGTGCTGAACAGGTGGTAAAGGGTACCACCAAAATGGTGATTAAACGCTCTTTCCAGCTTTCAATATTTCTGGTTGCCATCACAGCAGGAATTGCGCAAGCTGTTCCTGAAACTAAAGGCACCACACTTTTTCCGCTAAGTCCAAATTTTCGCATAATTCGGTCCATTAAAAATACTACCCGACTCATATAACCGGTTTCTTCAAGGATGGAAATAAAGAAAAACAGGAACGCGATTTGGGGTATAAAAATAACAATACCACCAAGTCCGGGAATAATGCCTTCAGCAATAAGATTGGTAAAAGCTCCGGCCGGTAAAGTAGTTTTTGTCCATTCACTTAAAAAAGCGAAAGTTTCATCAATAAGATCCATTGGATAGCTGGACCAACTATAAATCGCCTGGAAGATCAACAAAAGAATACCAAAAAATATGGTATAACCCCAAACTTTGTGAGTAAGAATGCGATCTAAACGAGAACGAAGGTCTTTTGCAGAACTGGCATCCACTTTCATCGTTTCTTTTAAGACCCCGTTTATAAACTGGTATCTTAAAATGGTTTCTTTATGTTGAAGTTTCTTTAGCTCGGTATGAGATTTAGTATCAAAATGATCGGAATTTGTAATTTCATTCCGATTGATATTACCAAAGTTTACATCTTGAGTAATTACCAGCCAAAGTTTATAAAGTGATTGCTTCGGAAAAGCTTTTCGTAAGCGATCAAAATATTCAGGAGCAATAACTGATGCATTTACACAAGGCTCGTCTGAGATATGCCGATAATTGATTATCGCTTCTTTGAGTTCATCAATCCCGGTATTTTTTCTGGCG includes:
- a CDS encoding metal-dependent transcriptional regulator, yielding MFSFSEENYLKAIFHLERKYQAGVSTNALAEEMETKASSVTDMIKKLSEKELVIYKKYQGVKLSELGGKTAIQVIRKHRLWEYFLVEKLNFNWDEVHDIAEQLEHIKSEKLTRELDKFLGFPKRDPHGDPIPDAEGNFSVANKMLLSELGKAEKGICVGVKDSSSEFLRFLDKNNISLGKEIKVLEKEAFDGSMLILIEERELRISQLISNNLYIKIQ
- a CDS encoding ZIP family metal transporter codes for the protein MEELIAYFEQLDPVTAALLATIFTWLLTAAGASLVFLFKKMNRKLFDGMLGFTGGVMVAASFWSLLAPGIEMSPGEGFEKTVPPLVGFGMGALFLFGLDKILPHLHVNFKMNETEGIKTPWHKSVLLTLAITLHNIPEGLAVGVLFGAAGAGLEGASIGGAVALAIGIGLQNFPEGFAVAMPLRGQGMSRWKSFNFGQLSAIVEPFAAVLGAWAVMTFEPILPYALSFAAGAMIFVVVEEVVPESQKGNFTDIPTMGFILGFMVMMTLDVGLG
- the feoB gene encoding ferrous iron transport protein B, producing MAKQINVALIGNPNTGKTSVFNQLTGLNQKVGNYPGITVEKKEGICKLPRGLKAHILDLPGTYSLNASSLDENVVIELLLNKSDKDYPDVAVVVSDVENLKRNLLLFTQIKDLGIPTILVINMADRMERKGISLDVDLLEERLNTKVVLVSARKNTGIDELKEAIINYRHISDEPCVNASVIAPEYFDRLRKAFPKQSLYKLWLVITQDVNFGNINRNEITNSDHFDTKSHTELKKLQHKETILRYQFINGVLKETMKVDASSAKDLRSRLDRILTHKVWGYTIFFGILLLIFQAIYSWSSYPMDLIDETFAFLSEWTKTTLPAGAFTNLIAEGIIPGLGGIVIFIPQIAFLFFFISILEETGYMSRVVFLMDRIMRKFGLSGKSVVPLVSGTACAIPAVMATRNIESWKERLITILVVPFTTCSARLPVYLIIIALVIPDRAVWGFNLQGLTLMLLYLLGFGVAIGSAWILNKILKIKNRSHFVIEMPNYKMPMGKNIAINVVEKTKSFVFGAGKIILAISIILWVLASYGPGDNFNNASEIVSEQYDEQSNITEDELDEEIASFKLKNSYIGIMGRGIEPVVAPLGYDWKIGIAIISSFAAREVFVGTLATIYSVGSDEEETIKNRMAAEINPILGGPLFTFASGVSLLLFYAFAMQCMSTLAIVKKETNTWKWPVLQLVVMTLFAYFVALAAFQLLK